In the Flavobacterium acetivorans genome, one interval contains:
- the rplX gene encoding 50S ribosomal protein L24 codes for MIKLKIKTGDIVRVIAGDHKGAEGKVLRVDREKNKAIVEGVNMVSKHTKPSAKSPQGGIVKKEASIQISNISLIDPKTKEATRVGIRVEGDKKVRFSKKSNQVL; via the coding sequence ATGATAAAGCTAAAAATAAAAACAGGAGATATCGTAAGAGTTATTGCAGGAGACCATAAAGGTGCCGAAGGTAAAGTTTTACGTGTTGACCGTGAGAAAAACAAAGCGATTGTTGAAGGTGTAAACATGGTTTCTAAACATACGAAACCTAGTGCGAAAAGCCCTCAAGGTGGTATCGTAAAAAAAGAAGCTTCTATACAAATTTCTAACATATCTTTAATTGATCCTAAAACTAAGGAAGCAACTAGAGTTGGAATTAGAGTTGAAGGAGATAAGAAAGTAAGATTTTCAAAAAAATCTAATCAAGTACTATAG
- the rplN gene encoding 50S ribosomal protein L14, with protein sequence MVQQESRLKVADNTGAKEVLTIRVLGGTKRRYASVGDKIVVSIKDTTPNGSVKKGAVSTAVVVRTKKEVRRADGSYIRFDDNACVLLNAAGEMRGTRVFGPVARELREKQFMKIVSLAPEVL encoded by the coding sequence ATGGTACAACAAGAATCAAGACTAAAAGTAGCAGATAACACAGGAGCTAAAGAAGTTTTAACTATCCGTGTTTTAGGAGGTACCAAAAGAAGGTATGCCTCTGTTGGTGACAAGATTGTAGTATCTATAAAAGATACAACTCCTAACGGAAGCGTTAAAAAAGGAGCTGTTTCAACTGCAGTTGTTGTGCGTACCAAAAAAGAAGTGAGAAGAGCTGATGGTTCTTATATCCGTTTCGATGATAATGCATGTGTTCTTTTGAATGCTGCAGGAGAAATGAGAGGAACTCGTGTTTTTGGTCCGGTAGCAAGAGAACTTCGTGAAAAACAATTCATGAAAATTGTATCATTAGCACCAGAAGTGCTTTAA
- the rpsQ gene encoding 30S ribosomal protein S17 produces MEEKRNLRKERIGVVTSNKMDKSIVVAQVTKVKHPLYGKFVLKTKKFVAHDETNDCNIGDTVRISETRPLSKSKCWRLVEILERAK; encoded by the coding sequence ATGGAAGAAAAAAGAAATTTAAGAAAAGAGAGAATTGGTGTTGTAACGTCAAACAAAATGGATAAGTCCATTGTTGTTGCACAAGTTACTAAAGTAAAACACCCATTATACGGTAAGTTCGTGTTGAAAACAAAGAAATTTGTTGCACATGACGAAACAAACGACTGTAACATTGGAGATACTGTAAGAATTAGCGAAACGCGTCCTTTAAGTAAATCAAAATGTTGGAGATTAGTTGAAATCCTAGAAAGAGCTAAATAA
- the rpmC gene encoding 50S ribosomal protein L29: protein MKQSEIKDLSAAELQEKLSQTKKTYADLKMAHAISPIENPLQIRSVRRTVARLATELTKRELQ from the coding sequence ATGAAACAATCAGAAATAAAAGATCTTTCTGCAGCGGAGTTGCAAGAAAAGCTTAGCCAGACTAAGAAAACATATGCTGACCTAAAAATGGCTCATGCAATATCTCCAATTGAGAATCCACTTCAAATTAGAAGTGTAAGAAGAACAGTTGCAAGATTGGCTACAGAGCTAACTAAAAGAGAATTGCAATAA